The following proteins are co-located in the Camelina sativa cultivar DH55 chromosome 12, Cs, whole genome shotgun sequence genome:
- the LOC104733465 gene encoding uncharacterized protein LOC104733465, with product MKTALSSRKKFGFLDGSIGRPEEGSPDLDDWWKIQALMISWIRMTIDHVLRSNISHWDVAKDLWEHLKKRFSVTNGFCIQQLKAELASGKQRGLTIESYYGKLNRIWDSMTNHRPLCVCKCGKCECNLTTLQELDREEDKVHNFLSGIDEPFNTVRSTLVSRVPIQPLEVVYNVVRQEEDLRNNVKKEDNPAEITAYAVQQQGRVSTSIRVDDAIPVCTHCHRSGHSSDRCFLSLATLSGGVIAQGAARYKEGVVVVMLVFCRVDEERANYIITNKDRNGVSGLDDKQWERLMKLFNASGNGAASSSHEKVLGTYSAPSWVLDTGASHHLTGNYDILPNVQSMEHVLSDLISLGQLMDENRCIVQMADQFLVVQDRASRMLIGAGKRDCGTFRFCRTELEAFVTDKDVNAYELWHNRMGHPSPKVVGSLPNISVSIVSELSNKLINRTPSSVLNGVTPYEKLHGAPPTYDHLKVFGSLCYAQNQTHRGDKFAPRNRKCVFVGYPYGKNAWRLYDLYKQEFFVSRDEVFSETEFPYATHVLATNIDEEDVELWATSLLGPIVEEPTRLVGPLSNSNPVDDVSSPVPILSPSDQSMSPSTPTSSSSATPTSSSPSSGPSFRLNLRHHLRSSLLRPLLRLLPMMTKFSSPSLC from the exons ATGAAGACGGCGCTTTCTTCTCGAAAAAAATTCGGTTTTCTTGATGGATCTATTGGTCGACCGGAAGAAGGATCACCCGATCTTGATGACTGGTGGAAGATTCAGGCGTTGATGATCTCCTGGATCCGGATGACCATTGATCATGTGTTGCGTTCCAACATTTCTCACTGGGACGTTGCCAAGGATTTATGGGAACACTTGAAGAAGCGGTTTTCAGTTACTAATGGTTTCTGTATTCAGCAACTCAAAGCGGAACTAGCTTCCGGCAAGCAACGAGGGCTTACCATAGAGAGTTACTATGGTAAGTTGAACCGGATTTGGGATAGCATGACTAATCACAGGCCACTGTGTGTCTGCAAATGTGGGAAGTGTGAGTGCAATCTTACCACTTTACAGGAGCTCGATCGAGAGGAAGACAAGGTCCATAATTTTCTTTCTGGTATTGATGAACCTTTTAACACGGTGAGATCGACTCTGGTTTCTCGTGTGCCGATTCAACCTTTGGAGGTAGTGTATAATGTTGTTCGTCAAGAGGAAGATTTGAGAAACAATGTTAAAAAGGAGGATAATCCCGCTGAAATCACTGCATATGCAGTACAACAACAAGGTCGTGTTTCTACGTCTATCCGTGTTGACGATGCGATACCTGTGTGTACCCACTGCCATCGTAGTGGTCATTCCTCTGATCGTTGTTTTCTGTCGTTGGCTACCCTGAGTGGTGGGGTGATCGCCCAAGGAGCCGCACGGTACAAGGAAGGAGTCGTGGTGGTTATGTTGGTGTTCTGTCGGGTGGACGAG GAACGTGCCAATTACATAATCACCAACAAAGACCGCAATGGGGTCAGTGGTCTTGATGACAAGCAGTGGGAGCGTCTTATGAAGCTTTTCAATGCTAGCGGCAATGGTGCAGCAAGCTCCAGTCATGAAAAAGTTTTGGGTACGTATTCCGCTCCCTCTTGGGTATTAGACACCGGGGCTTCTCATCATTTGACGGGTAACTATGATATACTCCCGAATGTGCAAAGTATGGAGCATGTGCTG TCTGATCTCATTTCCTTGGGCCAGCTCATGGATGAGAATAGATGTATAGTACAGATGGCTGATCAGTTTCTTGTGGTCCAGGACCGTGCTTCGAGGATGCTGATTGGTGCGGGTAAACGAGATTGTGGAACCTTTCGCTTTTGTAGAACGGAGTTGGAAGCGTTCGTGACGGATAAGGATGTGAACGCGTACGAGTTGTGGCACAATAGGATGGGTCATCCGTCTCCAAAAGTTGTTGGTTCTCTTCCAAATATTTCTGTTTCTATTGTTTCTGAATTATCGAATAAG TTGATAAATCGAACTCCTAGTTCGGTGCTTAATGGAGTCACGCCATATGAGAAGTTACATGGTGCACCTCCAACTTACGATCATCTGAAGGTGTTTGGCAGTCTTTGCTATGCACAAAATCAGACACACAGAGGAGATAAGTTTGCACCAAGAAATCGAAAGTGTGTATTCGTTGGGTATCCCTATGGCAAAAATGCATGGAGGTTATATGATCTTTACAAACAAGAATTTTTTGTCTCAAGGGATGAGGTTTTCAGTGAAACAGAGTTTCCTTATGCAACTCATGTTCTCGCAACTAATATAGACGAGGAAGACGTTGAGTTATGGGCCACAAGCTTACTGGGCCCAATAGTAGAAGAACCAACAAGGCTTGTCGGTCCATTAAGCAATTCAAACCCAGTTGATGATGTTTCTTCTCCAGTCCCGATACTTTCACCATCCGATCAATCTATGTCGCCCTCAACTCCGACGTCGTCATCCTCTGCCACTCCGACCTCCTCCTCACCATCTTCCGGCCCGTCGTTCCGTCTGAACCTTCGACACCATCTCCGGTCGTCACTTCTTCGTCCTCTCCTTCGGCTTCTACCGATGATGACGAAGTTCAGCAGCCCGTCGCTTTGTTGA